The DNA segment TTTGGTATTTTTGGAGAACCCATGATGATGGGATTGATTCTAGGATTATTATTAGGTATTCTTGCTGGTTACGATTTTGCTAGTGTAGCACAAATTGGTATATCAATGGCTGCTGTTATGCTCTTAATGCCACGGATGGTTAGGATTCTGATGGAAGGATTGATACCTTTTTCAGAATCAGTAAGGGAGTTTTTGCAAAAAAGATTTAAAAATGCTGACGATATTTATATTGGATTAGACGCGGCAGTTGTAGTCGGTCACCCTTCAGTAATAGCTACCGCTCTAATTTTAATTCCTATAACAATCTTTCTAGCAGTTATTCTACCTGGAAATAAAGTATTGCCTTTTGGCGATCTCGCAACAATAGTATTCTACATTGCATTTATCGTAGGAGCTACAAATGGAAATATAGTTCATTCTGTTATCACTGGTGTAATATTAATGACTACAGCATTATATATGGCAACTGATCTTGCACCACTACACACTATAATGGCAAAGCAGGCTAAATTTGCTATTCCGGCAGGTACATCTATGATTTCAAGCCTAGACGAAGGAGGAAATTTGCTAAACTGGCTTATTATAAAAATGTTTCAAGTATCTTGGGGATGGATTATATTAGTAGTAATAGCAATAATTGGATTAATTCATTATTTTTCAAAGATAAACAAAAGCACTGTAGGACAATAAATATCATTAATTATTATTCGAATCTTGCCTCATATTAAGAATAAATAATAAAAAATAATGAATTAGAGAGGTTACCTCCTGACTTCCGATTAAAAGGTGCAGGAGGTAACTGCTTTAAAGATTTTATCGAAAGGAGATAATGATGTATGAAAGCAGGCGTTTTGTACGGAGTAAATGATATTAGATATACAGATTTTGATGATCCTGTGTGTGGAGAAAATGATGTAATTATAAAAGTAAAAGCCTGTGGAATCTGTGGCTCGGATTATCCTAGAATATTAAAAAAATGGAAATATAACTTACCAGCTATTCCTGGTCATGAATTTTCAGGAGTAATTGTGGCAAAGGGAGAAAAAGCTCAGAATGTTAATATGGGAGATAGAGTAGTAGCTGTTCCGTTAGTATCTTGTAATAGATGTGATAACTGCTTGGCGGGAAACTTTTCATTATGTGATAACTATAAAATGCTAGGAGCTGATTTGTACGGTGGTTTTGCAGAATATGTCAGAGTACCTTCAACTAATGTAATTAAAATTGGAAATATTGATTTTGAAAGCGCCGCGATGATTGAGCCCCTGGCGGTAGCCTTACATGGAATTTTAGGAATCAAACCGAATATTGGTGACACTGTTGCGGTGATGGGGAGCGGAACACTAGGGC comes from the Tepidanaerobacter acetatoxydans Re1 genome and includes:
- a CDS encoding PTS galactitol transporter subunit IIC, with the translated sequence MDNLLNIVQYILDLGPSVMLPLALTIIGICFGQGFSKAFRSGITIGIGFVGINLVIDLLVSNLGPAAQAMVERFGLQLQVIDVGWPAAAAISWASPIAAFIIPLALIVNLIMLLTGTTKTMDIDIWNYWHFAATGAFVYVVTGGNVMFALIAAILREIIVLKIADWTAPMVQNFFNLEGISLPTGSTVAYAVLGIPLGKIIGKIPVLKDIKADPETIQKRFGIFGEPMMMGLILGLLLGILAGYDFASVAQIGISMAAVMLLMPRMVRILMEGLIPFSESVREFLQKRFKNADDIYIGLDAAVVVGHPSVIATALILIPITIFLAVILPGNKVLPFGDLATIVFYIAFIVGATNGNIVHSVITGVILMTTALYMATDLAPLHTIMAKQAKFAIPAGTSMISSLDEGGNLLNWLIIKMFQVSWGWIILVVIAIIGLIHYFSKINKSTVGQ